A DNA window from Dunckerocampus dactyliophorus isolate RoL2022-P2 chromosome 17, RoL_Ddac_1.1, whole genome shotgun sequence contains the following coding sequences:
- the ajm1 gene encoding apical junction component 1 homolog, with the protein MTLTGPPDILVSSVHRDITVSPISPLSKSLQEECNSFNCSTLEDKKSKVNKRHCRTFEYKSLPKHHNYSMHSPYKRTDRHGANPDIVWNALGHQQRYRFSAPDIFSHRLPSQPMDADMNNEPAVHVQKRRTRSKSAPRVQTSLTPVSIESLSSGKKGRESRWTSGESHWRPEVSLSKESSYAANRTHGHEIHPVRLQPQMSDNNRHWPHYPADNYEEALLDKPVTSHHVRCRVDIKPNNSAPHHPGQKKPTSSIDIPWQRHHNGGSRSLTVPRHFSYSRTPTPTDSLGRESRQTSQYSCSLPNKYIHQVEVPFDMMLSSGYQRENRAHSSPNMPTQFFYEDDPGRYVTTVPPQPSSYFYDRYTPGQTSKCVHEKRGQTAHALGTRPYYTEMEHYPYTVQVGYPKTYTANDPGPYIIQPPPARIFYGDDPRSYQIQTAPPRFYYSSDMHAMPPQHHIPARAYYTDSQKNARVVQAQSDDGYVSYAPGFSSTPVSYVTQVTPTRVKQETLLMPWYSAEPQRIGTDSKSYSRSLDDILNSHTEREQPPSVQRRQSYDDLAPRKPAGASDDKPQPVVVNLSTSPRRYAALSMSDNSLIDQSPPQTSKNTASKQWLVTPEITITDNDFRTGNLRTTEGRSASWDILDSRGSEGPELCQRDIKGSTKDKPHDSGSLQQSLEQLDELLADLVTDYKPPSRRASEDILDQLKKLIDEEEAVSLSRKSSVAAAEGPPPLDKQPTSVRLNPDSFQTMDGASDAMKSADECSPDQSPDEDDTMMCSNNKCRRTETLFNACLYFKSCHSCYTYYCSRNCRREDWDIHKESCVYGRIGSSCRHIIKHCREAIEVHKAFSRLAKVGYLSRGRGVLFLGFPNTMSSSNFLQSGLDSLPMSPTYLSLRELESFQDNLGEYCKELQEAGKEYDPNECFILNVSIAVGEQLPDGPSPRNQAPAVRKYAKVALASFSPDRKIYKKEAEMETLILTPPPGTADIDKAGEEGRKAREICFINIQRELRIRGVFLRHEYPHVYQQLCEFVENNLRFTPTTIYPIDKRTGKQFMCMIMAASEPRTLDWVGTPHLLDDII; encoded by the coding sequence ATGACACTTACAGGACCACCTGACATACTGGTATCAAGTGTGCATCGAGACATAACAGTGAGCCCCATTTCTCCACTCTCTAAATCCTTGCAAGAAGAATGTAATTCTTTCAATTGCAGCACACTGGAAGACAAGAAGAGCAAGGTCAATAAGCGGCACTGCCGTACTTTTGAATATAAATCATTGCCAAAACATCACAACTACTCAATGCATTCCCCATACAAGAGGACTGATAGGCATGGCGCTAACCCAGATATTGTTTGGAATGCCCTGGGCCACCAGCAGAGGTACCGCTTTTCTGCTCCAGACATTTTCAGCCATAGGCTACCATCTCAACCAATGGATGCGGACATGAACAATGAGCCTGCTGTCCATGTCCAAAAACGAAGGACAAGGTCAAAAAGTGCTCCCCGGGTCCAAACCAGTCTCACTCCTGTATCGATTGAGTCCCTATCCTCAGGAAAAAAGGGAAGAGAGTCCCGATGGACTTCTGGAGAATCTCACTGGAGACCTGAAGTATCACTGAGTAAGGAGTCATCCTATGCAGCAAATAGAACCCATGGACATGAAATTCATCCTGTTAGACTTCAGCCTCAAATGAGTGATAACAACAGACACTGGCCTCATTATCCTGCTGATAATTATGAGGAGGCACTGCTGGACAAACCGGTAACTAGTCATCATGTCAGATGTCGGGTGGACATTAAACCAAATAATTCAGCGCCACATCACCCTGGACAGAAAAAACCCACCTCTTCAATAGACATACCCTGGCAAAGGCACCACAATGGGGGGAGTAGGAGCCTGACTGTTCCCCGTCATTTTTCCTATTCCAGAACCCCAACTCCCACTGACTCGTTGGGTAGAGAGAGTCGTCAAACCTCTCAATATTCCTGCAGTCTGCCAAATAAGTACATCCATCAAGTGGAAGTTCCTTTTGACATGATGCTTTCATCTGGTTATCAAAGGGAAAACAGAGCTCATTCCAGTCCAAACATGCCAACCCAATTCTTTTATGAAGATGATCCTGGGAGATATGTTACTACTGTTCCGCCTCAGCCAAGTTCTTATTTCTATGACCGTTACACACCAGGACAAACCTCCAAATGTGTACATGAAAAAAGAGGTCAAACAGCACATGCTCTGGGTACAAGACCTTATTATACTGAAATGGAGCACTATCCATACACTGTACAGGTAGGGTATCCAAAGACCTATACAGCAAATGATCCAGGCCCATATATCATACAACCACCACCAGCAAGAATTTTTTATGGGGATGATCCAAGGTCTTACCAAATTCAGACGGCTCCTCCAAGGTTTTATTATTCAAGTGACATGCATGCCATGCCACCACAGCACCATATCCCAGCACGGGCATATTACACAGATAGCCAAAAAAATGCGAGAGTTGTTCAAGCACAATCAGATGATGGGTATGTTTCATATGCTCCTGGGTTTTCTTCTACCCCTGTGTCGTATGTGACCCAAGTCACTCCAACTAGAGTCAAACAGGAAACCCTATTAATGCCCTGGTATTCTGCTGAACCTCAAAGAATTGGCACAGATTCAAAGTCCTACTCAAGATCGTTAGATGATATCCTGAACTCCCATACAGAGAGGGAACAACCACCTTCTGTTCAACGGCGTCAGAGCTATGATGATCTAGCGCCAAGGAAACCTGCAGGAGCCTCAGATGACAAACCACAGCCAGTGGTCGTCAATCTCTCCACTTCGCCAAGACGTTATGCAGCCTTATCAATGTCTGACAACTCGTTGATTGACCAAAGCCCCCCACAGACATCAAAGAACACTGCTAGCAAACAGTGGTTAGTCACACCTGAGATTACAATCACTGATAATGACTTCCGGACGGGGAATCTTAGGACCACTGAGGGACGGTCTGCCAGTTGGGACATTCTGGACTCTAGAGGCAGTGAAGGTCCAGAACTGTGTCAGCGTGACATTAAAGGCTCAACCAAAGACAAGCCACATGACAGTGGCTCTCTTCAGCAAAGCCTTGAACAACTTGATGAGTTGCTGGCTGATCTTGTTACTGACTACAAACCACCCAGCAGAAGGGCAAGTGAGGACATATTAGATCAGCTAAAGAAGTTAATTGATGAGGAAGAGGCAGTGTCTCTGTCCAGGAAGAGTTCAGTGGCTGCTGCGGAAGGACCGCCTCCTCTCGACAAGCAGCCAACGTCAGTCAGATTAAATCCGGATTCTTTTCAAACCATGGATGGAGCAAGTGATGCAATGAAGAGTGCGGACGAGTGCTCCCCAGATCAGAGCCCAGATGAGGATGATACAATGATGTGTTCGAATAACAAATGCCGAAGAACTGAAACTCTGTTCAATGCCTGCCTTTACTTTAAATCCTGCCACAGCTGCTACACCTACTACTGCTCTCGCAACTGCCGAAGGGAAGACTGGGACATTCATAAAGAAAGCTGTGTGTACGGTAGAATTGGCAGCTCATGTCGACATATCATCAAACATTGTCGTGAGGCTATTGAAGTCCACAAAGCCTTTTCCCGTCTTGCCAAAGTCGGTTACCTTTCTCGAGGCAGAGGAGTTCTCTTCCTCGGTTTCCCAAACACTATGTCTTCCAGTAACTTTTTGCAGTCTGGCCTGGATAGCCTACCTATGTCACCAACATACTTGTCCCTCCGGGAGCTTGAAAGTTTCCAGGACAACCTTGGCGAGTACTGTAAAGAGCTGCAAGAAGCTGGAAAAGAATATGACCCAAATGAATGTTTTATCTTGAATGTGTCCATTGCTGTCGGTGAGCAGCTGCCTGATGGGCCTTCGCCAAGGAACCAAGCTCCAGCagtcagaaaatatgcaaaGGTTGCTCTGGCTTCTTTTAGTCCTGACAGAAAGATCTACAAGAAAGAGGCTGAGATGGAGACGCTGATCTTAACTCCACCGCCGGGAACAGCAGACATTGACAAAGCTGGAGAAGAAGGCAGGAAGGCCAGAGAGATCTGTTTTATCAATATACAACGAGAGTTAAGGATTCGAGGAGTATTCCTACGCCACGAGTACCCTCACGTGTATCAGCAGCTCTGTGAGTTTGTGGAAAATAACCTAAGATTCACCCCCACCACTATTTATCCGATTGATAAGAGGACAGGTAAACAGTTCATGTGCATGATTATGGCTGCGTCTGAGCCAAGGACTTTGGACTGGGTAGGAACACCGCATCTCCTTGATGACAtcatttaa